The Nostoc sp. 'Lobaria pulmonaria (5183) cyanobiont' genome window below encodes:
- a CDS encoding PQQ-dependent sugar dehydrogenase, with translation MNNTKSSNQAKRRFLGNFAAKTLLFTITLLFTIVLFNHSTIGVNVVPQTLRPDINIRNIINTLSVSPSVRIVKDPRNNTLYYLKRNGEIYQVNLNSSTKTLVYNSSNHNLSETQGMAIGPNGTIYLVGNADLVNNQTKAIIVKGVINSSTGQRIWSILAKSAGYPKSKTAYDHQFNGVVVSLDGKFIYVNSGSRTDHGEVQSVDGLYPNTREVGLTACILRLPSNGNNLFLANNRATLKTAGYIFAEGTRNTFDMAFAPNGDLFGTENGPDRDMSEELNWLRLGGNYGFPWRIGGTDNPQQFPNYNPATDRLLSPQFNAIQKGYYRNDPTFPIRPTGNLIEPIPNLGPDADNYRDPVDGKIKDASVLGQSFSTFTTHRSPLGLVFDTQGVMSPEFNRDGFMLSWTPGDPTGETLVGPFKDASQDLLHLKLTKVGNTNYKLNATRLVTGFSNPIDAEIIDNKIYVLEYGGNQGIWEVSMPTK, from the coding sequence ATGAATAACACTAAATCATCCAACCAAGCCAAACGCAGATTTCTCGGTAATTTTGCTGCGAAAACGCTGTTATTTACAATAACACTATTATTTACAATAGTTTTATTCAACCATAGCACTATTGGAGTAAATGTTGTACCACAAACGTTGCGTCCTGATATTAATATTCGCAATATTATTAATACGCTATCAGTCTCTCCTTCTGTGCGGATTGTAAAAGATCCACGAAACAATACCCTTTATTATCTCAAACGAAATGGTGAGATTTATCAAGTCAATTTAAACTCTTCTACTAAAACACTTGTGTACAATTCTAGTAATCATAATTTAAGTGAAACTCAAGGTATGGCCATTGGCCCTAACGGCACAATTTATTTAGTTGGCAATGCAGACCTTGTGAATAACCAAACTAAAGCAATTATTGTTAAAGGTGTAATTAATTCGAGTACAGGACAGCGTATCTGGTCTATTTTAGCTAAGAGTGCAGGCTATCCCAAAAGCAAAACAGCTTATGACCATCAGTTCAACGGTGTGGTTGTTAGCCTGGATGGTAAATTTATCTATGTGAATAGCGGTTCTCGTACCGATCATGGTGAGGTTCAGTCTGTTGATGGTCTATATCCCAATACTCGTGAAGTCGGATTAACCGCCTGTATACTCCGTCTTCCTAGTAATGGCAACAATCTCTTTTTGGCAAATAATCGAGCAACCTTAAAGACAGCTGGCTATATTTTTGCAGAAGGAACACGTAATACTTTTGATATGGCTTTTGCGCCCAATGGGGATTTGTTTGGCACAGAAAATGGGCCCGATCGCGATATGTCAGAAGAATTAAATTGGCTACGTTTAGGTGGTAATTATGGCTTTCCCTGGCGTATTGGTGGGACAGACAATCCACAACAATTTCCCAATTATAATCCTGCCACTGACCGATTGTTAAGCCCTCAATTTAACGCCATCCAAAAGGGCTACTATCGTAACGATCCAACCTTTCCTATTCGGCCTACTGGAAATTTGATTGAACCAATTCCTAATCTTGGTCCGGACGCAGATAATTACCGCGATCCTGTAGATGGAAAAATCAAAGATGCTAGTGTTCTTGGACAAAGTTTTAGCACTTTTACAACACACCGTTCTCCTTTAGGATTAGTTTTTGATACACAAGGAGTAATGAGTCCAGAATTCAACAGAGATGGATTTATGTTGAGTTGGACACCAGGCGACCCCACTGGCGAAACACTAGTAGGCCCTTTTAAAGATGCCAGCCAAGACCTACTGCATTTAAAGTTAACTAAAGTAGGAAATACTAACTATAAACTTAACGCTACGCGCCTTGTTACAGGTTTTAGTAATCCCATTGATGCTGAGATTATTGACAATAAGATTTATGTTCTAGAATATGGTGGAAATCAAGGAATTTGGGAAGTCTCTATGCCTACCAAGTAA
- the nifN gene encoding nitrogenase iron-molybdenum cofactor biosynthesis protein NifN, with amino-acid sequence MAIISVTSTSVAVNPLKQSQTVGAVLAFLGLKGMMPLLHGSQGCTALTKAVLVQHFRQTIPLSSTAMTEVATILGGEERVEQAILTLVQRSKPEIIGLCSTGLVETRGDDMGRFVKEIRHLHPELDYLPIVLVSTPDFKGTLQDGFAGAVESIVREIPQKSSKQDACPTQITILASSAFTPGDVQEIKEIVTSFGLVPIVVPDLSGSLDGHIEDSSSAITANGTNVAQLRSIGSSVFTFALGDSMRAGAQILEQRFNIPYEVFGELTGLAAVDKFLQALADISGVSVPEKYRRQRRQLQHVMLENHFYFGCKRVSLALEPDLLWSTVSFLRSLGVEIHSAVTTTRFPLLEKLPIKSITIGDLEDFEQLAVGSDLLITNSHGVAIAQRLKIPLYRQGIPIFDRLDYGQFTKVGYRGTMQLLFDIGNLFLEQETKIKH; translated from the coding sequence ATGGCGATTATTAGCGTTACGAGTACATCAGTTGCAGTTAACCCCCTAAAGCAAAGCCAAACTGTAGGTGCAGTTTTAGCCTTTTTGGGGTTGAAGGGAATGATGCCTTTATTACACGGTTCTCAAGGCTGTACTGCTTTGACTAAGGCGGTATTAGTACAACATTTCCGTCAGACGATTCCCCTTTCCAGTACAGCAATGACCGAAGTTGCAACCATTTTGGGTGGTGAGGAAAGAGTTGAACAAGCAATCTTGACTTTGGTGCAGAGATCCAAACCAGAAATTATCGGTCTTTGTAGTACTGGACTAGTGGAAACCAGAGGTGATGACATGGGACGCTTTGTCAAGGAGATTCGCCACCTTCACCCAGAACTGGATTATTTACCAATTGTGCTTGTCTCTACACCGGATTTCAAAGGTACATTACAGGATGGCTTTGCTGGTGCAGTTGAGAGTATAGTCAGGGAAATTCCTCAAAAAAGCTCCAAGCAAGATGCTTGTCCCACACAAATCACTATTTTGGCGAGTTCTGCCTTTACACCAGGGGATGTACAGGAAATCAAAGAGATTGTTACCTCTTTTGGACTCGTACCTATTGTTGTACCTGACCTTTCTGGCTCACTAGATGGTCATATAGAAGATTCTTCTAGTGCCATCACAGCTAATGGTACAAATGTAGCACAGTTGCGCTCAATTGGTAGTTCTGTATTCACTTTCGCACTAGGTGATAGTATGCGGGCTGGAGCGCAAATTTTGGAGCAGAGATTTAATATACCTTATGAGGTATTTGGTGAACTGACGGGACTAGCAGCAGTAGATAAATTCCTACAAGCATTGGCGGATATCAGTGGTGTCAGCGTACCAGAGAAATACCGCCGTCAACGCCGTCAGTTACAACATGTGATGTTGGAGAATCACTTTTACTTTGGGTGCAAGCGAGTTTCTTTGGCGCTGGAACCCGATTTACTTTGGTCAACAGTTTCTTTTTTGCGATCGCTAGGAGTTGAGATTCACTCAGCAGTGACAACAACACGCTTTCCTCTGTTAGAAAAACTTCCGATAAAGAGCATCACTATCGGCGATTTAGAAGACTTTGAGCAATTGGCGGTTGGATCTGATTTACTAATTACCAACTCTCATGGAGTGGCGATCGCTCAACGCTTAAAAATTCCTCTCTACCGTCAAGGGATTCCCATTTTTGACCGTTTAGATTATGGTCAGTTTACCAAGGTAGGCTATCGAGGTACTATGCAACTTTTATTTGATATTGGCAATCTCTTTTTAGAGCAGGAAACAAAAATTAAGCATTAA
- the nifE gene encoding nitrogenase iron-molybdenum cofactor biosynthesis protein NifE, whose translation MNPTPGKINDSLSDSNSENAPQQQKQKKKKSSTQLPQPGTTQGSCAFDSAMITLVPITDAAHVVHGPSGCAASIWGSYSSLSSGSMLYKIRFTSDIDENDIIFGGAKKLYKGILELARRYKPAAVFVYSTCITALIGDDIEGVCKDATEKTGIPTIPVHCPGFIGNQNLGNRVAGEAMLEHVIGTAEPETSTPDDINLIGEHNIAGAIWNVLPLLEKLGIRVLAKITGDAVYKEVCYAHRAQLNVILSSKALINVAKGMEKKYGIPYIEESIYGIESINQCLRNIAAKLGNYDLQERTEKLIVEETAAMDEKLSLYITRLQGKRIILSIGSFKSWLIIFAAKKLGMEVIAILTKNNTEEDQIRVKSLLEQDGIILEQNTPEEILQIINENQADMLITDKCHQDTSLTARIPFLDINQERNHPYAGYIGILEVARELYAAFYNPVWQQVYQPAPWSAGNSSEENI comes from the coding sequence ATGAATCCCACCCCAGGAAAAATTAACGATTCGCTCAGTGACTCCAATTCTGAAAATGCTCCTCAGCAACAGAAACAAAAGAAAAAAAAGTCCTCCACACAATTACCCCAACCTGGAACTACTCAAGGGAGTTGCGCTTTTGATAGTGCAATGATTACCTTAGTACCAATCACCGATGCTGCTCATGTAGTTCACGGGCCAAGTGGCTGTGCTGCCAGTATTTGGGGAAGTTACAGCAGTCTCTCCTCTGGTTCGATGCTGTACAAAATACGCTTTACCAGCGACATCGATGAGAACGATATCATCTTCGGTGGAGCCAAAAAGCTGTACAAAGGCATTTTAGAATTAGCAAGACGCTACAAACCGGCGGCGGTATTTGTTTACTCCACTTGCATCACCGCCCTGATTGGGGATGACATTGAGGGAGTTTGCAAAGATGCCACTGAGAAAACAGGAATACCTACTATCCCTGTACATTGTCCTGGATTCATTGGGAACCAAAATTTGGGCAACCGTGTCGCTGGTGAAGCAATGCTAGAACACGTTATTGGAACAGCTGAACCAGAGACTAGTACACCTGATGACATCAACCTAATTGGTGAACATAACATCGCAGGTGCAATATGGAATGTTCTACCATTATTGGAGAAATTAGGTATCAGAGTTTTGGCAAAAATTACAGGCGATGCTGTCTACAAAGAAGTTTGCTATGCTCATCGTGCCCAACTTAACGTCATACTGTCCTCCAAAGCACTCATCAACGTGGCAAAAGGGATGGAAAAAAAATATGGCATTCCCTATATTGAAGAGTCTATCTATGGTATAGAGTCAATCAATCAATGTTTAAGGAATATTGCGGCAAAGTTAGGTAATTATGATTTGCAGGAACGTACAGAAAAGTTAATTGTAGAAGAAACTGCTGCAATGGATGAAAAACTCTCTCTGTATATTACCCGATTGCAAGGTAAACGCATTATCCTTTCTATTGGAAGTTTCAAGAGTTGGTTGATTATCTTTGCTGCTAAGAAATTGGGGATGGAAGTTATTGCTATTCTTACTAAGAATAATACTGAGGAGGATCAAATTAGAGTCAAAAGTTTGTTGGAGCAAGATGGCATAATTCTAGAACAAAATACTCCTGAAGAAATTTTACAGATAATTAACGAAAATCAAGCTGATATGTTAATTACTGATAAATGCCATCAAGACACCTCTCTCACAGCTAGAATTCCATTCCTAGATATTAATCAAGAACGCAACCATCCTTATGCAGGGTATATAGGAATTTTAGAAGTAGCACGAGAACTGTATGCCGCTTTTTACAACCCTGTATGGCAGCAAGTATACCAGCCAGCCCCGTGGTCAGCAGGAAATTCTTCTGAGGAGAACATTTGA
- a CDS encoding (Fe-S)-binding protein translates to MQVSENSVNNTASLKNLNGFDESHPPDPKLIDSCVHCGFCLSTCPSYRVLGKEMDSPRGRIYLMDAINQGEIALNTATVEHFDSCLGCLACVSTCPSGVQYDKLISATRHQVERNYPRSLPDQFFRQLIFSLFPYPNLLRVLLVPLLVYQKLGFAKFFRSTGLLNKISPRLAAMESILPEITLKSFQDNLPTVIPAKGEKRYRVGMILGCVQRLFFSPVNEATVRVLTANGCEVVIPKSQGCCAALPEHQGQTEQAKALARQMIDSFAKTDVDFVIINAAGCGHTLKEYGHILEDDLEYRQKAKDFAAKVKDAQEFLATVGLTAKLSPLTDKPLNLVYQDACHLLHGQKISVQPRQVLRQIPGVKLREPIDAALCCGSAGVYNMLQPEVSEELGRQKVQNLLNTGAELIASANPGCTLQITKHLQLQGKKMSVIHPMELLDYSIRGEKLKL, encoded by the coding sequence ATGCAAGTTTCAGAAAATTCTGTTAATAATACGGCTAGTTTAAAGAATTTGAATGGCTTTGATGAGAGTCATCCGCCTGACCCGAAGTTGATTGATAGTTGTGTCCATTGTGGATTTTGTCTCTCGACTTGTCCCAGTTATCGGGTACTTGGCAAGGAGATGGATTCACCTAGAGGACGCATCTATTTAATGGATGCAATTAATCAGGGTGAGATTGCTCTAAATACAGCCACGGTAGAACATTTTGATTCTTGTTTGGGGTGTCTTGCTTGTGTGAGTACCTGTCCTTCTGGCGTGCAGTATGACAAATTAATTTCTGCAACTCGTCATCAAGTTGAACGGAATTATCCCCGCAGTTTGCCAGACCAATTTTTTCGTCAACTGATATTTTCTCTGTTTCCCTATCCCAATCTTTTACGGGTTTTATTAGTTCCGTTGTTGGTTTATCAAAAGTTGGGATTTGCCAAATTCTTTCGGTCTACGGGTTTACTCAATAAAATATCGCCCCGTTTGGCAGCAATGGAATCAATTCTGCCAGAAATTACTCTCAAATCTTTTCAAGATAATTTGCCGACTGTGATTCCTGCTAAAGGTGAAAAGCGGTATCGCGTTGGGATGATTTTGGGTTGCGTCCAACGGCTGTTTTTCTCACCCGTGAATGAAGCGACGGTGCGCGTTTTAACAGCAAATGGTTGTGAAGTTGTGATTCCCAAATCTCAAGGTTGTTGTGCAGCACTTCCCGAACACCAAGGACAAACAGAACAGGCGAAAGCTTTAGCAAGACAAATGATTGATAGTTTTGCCAAGACAGATGTAGATTTCGTGATTATTAATGCTGCTGGTTGCGGTCATACTTTGAAGGAATACGGTCATATTTTAGAAGATGACCTAGAATATCGGCAAAAGGCAAAGGATTTTGCAGCTAAGGTTAAAGATGCTCAAGAGTTTTTAGCAACTGTTGGGTTAACAGCGAAACTTTCACCACTGACTGATAAACCATTGAATTTAGTTTATCAAGATGCTTGTCATTTATTGCACGGACAAAAGATTAGCGTCCAACCGCGTCAAGTGTTGCGACAAATTCCAGGGGTGAAGTTGAGAGAACCAATAGATGCAGCTTTGTGTTGTGGCAGTGCCGGAGTTTATAATATGCTGCAACCAGAAGTTTCTGAAGAGTTGGGTCGGCAAAAAGTACAGAATTTGTTGAATACTGGTGCTGAGTTAATTGCTTCTGCTAATCCAGGGTGTACTTTGCAAATTACGAAACATTTGCAGTTGCAAGGTAAGAAGATGTCAGTTATTCACCCGATGGAGTTGTTAGATTATTCGATTCGCGGTGAAAAGTTGAAATTGTAG
- a CDS encoding pentapeptide repeat-containing protein → MANREHLTLLKAGAVKWIEWRKKNPQIEPDLSAANLQGDNLRGADLQGVNLRRVDLGNALLVRANLSGADLSSANLYKAFLNEANLNAANFSVANLSGAILTQADLSHANLIGADLSGVDLRGAAIASANLIGTDLKGANLKDADLGAAKLIRANLTFANLIEANLIAADLSEASLYEAEVLGAYLYKADLYKANLTKAHLSGAYLLRANLSEADLSQADLSWTNLRGANLAGANLRGTNLRGADIRGANLSGVNLQETIMPA, encoded by the coding sequence ATGGCAAATCGAGAGCATCTAACTTTACTCAAAGCAGGTGCAGTTAAATGGATTGAGTGGAGAAAGAAAAATCCCCAGATTGAACCAGACCTCAGCGCCGCGAATCTGCAAGGCGATAACCTCAGAGGTGCAGACCTCCAAGGGGTAAACTTGAGAAGAGTCGATTTGGGTAATGCTTTACTTGTGCGGGCAAACCTCAGTGGTGCTGACCTCAGTAGTGCCAACCTCTACAAAGCCTTCCTGAATGAAGCTAACCTGAATGCGGCTAACTTCAGTGTTGCTAACTTGAGTGGCGCTATACTTACGCAGGCAGATTTGAGTCATGCCAATTTGATTGGAGCTGACTTGAGTGGGGTGGATCTTAGAGGCGCTGCGATCGCATCTGCTAATCTAATTGGCACTGACTTAAAAGGTGCTAACTTGAAAGATGCCGATTTAGGTGCAGCAAAGTTGATTCGAGCTAACCTTACTTTTGCCAACCTCATTGAAGCTAACTTGATTGCGGCTGATCTCAGCGAGGCGAGTTTGTACGAAGCAGAAGTTTTAGGGGCTTATCTTTACAAAGCTGACTTATACAAAGCTAATCTCACCAAGGCTCACCTCAGTGGTGCATACCTGTTGCGGGCTAACCTAAGTGAAGCTGATTTGAGTCAAGCTGACTTAAGTTGGACTAACCTTAGAGGTGCAAATCTGGCAGGGGCAAATCTCAGAGGAACTAACCTTAGAGGAGCCGACATTCGGGGAGCTAACCTCAGCGGCGTAAATCTTCAAGAAACAATTATGCCTGCTTAA
- the nifH gene encoding nitrogenase iron protein: MSDQKIRQIAFYGKGGIGKSTTSQNTLAAMAEVGKRILIVGCDPKADSTRLILHCKAQTTVLHLAAERGAVEDIELEEVVITGFRDIRCVESGGPEPGVGCAGRGIITAINFLEENGAYSDVDFVSYDVLGDVVCGGFAMPIREGKAQEIYIVTSGEMMAMFAANNISRGVLKYAHTGGVRLAGLICNSRNTDREDELISTLAARLSTHMIHFVPRDNIVQHAELRRMTVNEYAPDSNQANEYRTLADKIINNTNLAVPTPIEMDELEDLLIEFGILESEENAAKLISAANAQADGEKKLEDAQGEALEALKKGNVEIVSGS; the protein is encoded by the coding sequence ATGTCCGACCAAAAAATTAGACAGATTGCTTTTTACGGTAAAGGTGGTATTGGTAAATCTACCACTTCCCAAAACACCCTTGCTGCAATGGCAGAAGTGGGTAAACGCATCTTGATTGTCGGATGTGACCCTAAAGCTGACTCCACTCGTTTGATTCTGCACTGTAAAGCCCAAACCACCGTGCTGCACTTGGCTGCTGAACGGGGTGCTGTGGAAGACATCGAACTCGAAGAAGTGGTAATCACTGGCTTCCGGGATATCAGATGCGTGGAATCTGGTGGCCCTGAGCCTGGTGTAGGTTGCGCCGGTCGTGGTATCATCACCGCCATCAACTTCCTCGAAGAAAACGGCGCTTACTCAGATGTAGATTTCGTATCCTACGACGTATTGGGCGACGTTGTCTGCGGTGGTTTTGCGATGCCAATCCGTGAAGGTAAAGCCCAAGAAATCTACATCGTTACCTCCGGTGAAATGATGGCGATGTTTGCTGCTAATAACATCTCTCGTGGTGTTCTTAAGTATGCCCATACTGGTGGCGTGCGCTTGGCAGGTCTAATTTGTAATAGTCGTAATACTGATAGAGAAGACGAACTGATTAGCACATTGGCGGCCAGATTGAGTACTCACATGATTCACTTTGTTCCCCGCGACAACATTGTGCAACACGCAGAATTGCGCCGGATGACTGTCAACGAGTACGCACCCGATAGCAATCAAGCTAATGAATACCGGACACTAGCAGACAAGATTATCAATAATACAAATCTTGCCGTTCCCACACCTATTGAGATGGACGAGCTAGAAGATTTGTTGATTGAATTTGGTATTCTCGAAAGCGAAGAAAATGCTGCAAAACTGATAAGTGCCGCCAACGCTCAAGCAGATGGTGAAAAGAAGCTAGAAGACGCTCAAGGCGAAGCACTAGAAGCTCTGAAAAAAGGAAACGTAGAAATAGTTTCCGGTAGTTAA
- a CDS encoding substrate-binding domain-containing protein encodes MKQDSDLRNNLKSIRTRLGMSQQDLANIANVTRQTISGVESGQYAPSVAITLRLAKALGCQVEDLFWLERDLPEIEAVLAKPVPNGQQLRVSMARVGGQWIAYPLIGKDAFRQDMIPADGETVAVVRQSDLLPRGDAKGDGGSPQEELPKGFPGISKLSLASAVARNERHPKGESTSQTGTNKVRVRLLDDNLDTLHNTVVIAGCAPVISLWARATERWHPQLRVQYNFANSMAALHSLCRGEAHIAGMHLYDPETGEYNTPFVRDVLAGREAVLITLGVWEEGLLLKSGNPMGIRTVTDLVAGEVTIVNREIGSGSRMLLEQTLQKEQIPFDAVQGFDNILKSHQDVAQAVVRGVADAGMSTGSVATAFGLGFIPLNQSRYDLVILKEYLEEAPVQQLLSTLGHRMVHSQFEILGGYDISKIGEVVATV; translated from the coding sequence ATGAAGCAGGATAGTGACCTCCGTAATAACTTGAAGTCGATTAGAACTCGCTTAGGCATGAGCCAACAAGATTTGGCTAACATCGCTAATGTAACTCGTCAAACTATTAGTGGTGTAGAGTCGGGGCAATATGCTCCCTCAGTAGCCATAACACTTCGCTTGGCCAAAGCGCTTGGCTGTCAAGTTGAGGATCTATTCTGGTTAGAGCGAGATTTACCTGAAATTGAAGCTGTTCTTGCCAAACCTGTTCCTAATGGTCAGCAACTGCGAGTTAGTATGGCTCGTGTGGGAGGACAATGGATAGCTTATCCCTTGATTGGCAAGGATGCTTTTCGCCAAGATATGATTCCGGCTGATGGTGAGACAGTTGCGGTGGTGAGGCAGTCCGATCTTCTGCCAAGGGGAGACGCCAAGGGCGATGGGGGTTCCCCCCAAGAGGAACTGCCGAAAGGGTTCCCCGGCATAAGCAAACTGTCGTTAGCGTCAGCGGTAGCGAGGAACGAGCGTCACCCGAAGGGTGAAAGCACTAGCCAAACAGGTACAAATAAAGTTCGAGTCAGGCTACTAGACGATAATCTCGACACACTTCACAACACTGTTGTGATTGCTGGTTGTGCCCCTGTGATTTCACTATGGGCAAGAGCCACCGAACGCTGGCATCCCCAACTGCGAGTCCAATATAACTTCGCCAATAGCATGGCTGCATTGCATAGTTTATGCAGAGGTGAAGCGCACATCGCTGGGATGCATTTGTACGATCCTGAGACTGGTGAGTATAATACTCCCTTTGTTCGAGATGTTCTGGCTGGCAGGGAAGCAGTTCTGATTACCCTTGGTGTCTGGGAGGAGGGACTTTTATTGAAGTCAGGGAACCCAATGGGAATTAGAACAGTTACTGACTTGGTTGCAGGGGAAGTGACTATTGTCAACCGCGAAATAGGTTCCGGTAGTCGGATGCTTTTGGAACAAACACTCCAAAAAGAGCAGATACCATTCGATGCTGTTCAGGGCTTCGACAATATACTCAAAAGTCACCAAGATGTTGCCCAAGCTGTAGTTAGAGGAGTTGCCGATGCTGGTATGAGTACGGGATCTGTAGCTACCGCTTTTGGGCTGGGATTTATCCCTTTAAATCAGTCACGATATGATTTGGTGATTCTCAAGGAATATCTCGAAGAAGCACCTGTACAGCAGTTGCTTAGTACTCTGGGACATCGGATGGTTCACTCACAATTTGAAATTCTCGGCGGTTACGATATCAGCAAAATCGGGGAAGTTGTAGCGACTGTTTAG
- a CDS encoding DVUA0089 family protein, with protein MAVIYGTTSADIRNGTSGDDTIYGWANGGNVNSLSGNDTLNGAAGNDNLFGGTGNDSLIGGLGNDTLDGGLGTDSLNGGVGDDTYIIDSTIDTITEAVNSGTDTVRSSVTYTLGTNLENLTLRETSAINGTGNSLNNFLFGNTFNNTLNGRAGNDTLDGNIGNDILNGEDDNDSLQGGPGNDILNGGSGNDILIGAWPGSPLSPGLGETDTLTGGVELDRFVLGDAKNVYYDDKNTVNAGFGDLATITDFNRNQDQIELKGSPKDYRLQTVGANTQIFLDKPGAEPDEIIGIVQGIVNLRLDSDNFFFYERENARQATNNTLARAEGLGSLSSGSNVNLSGELVTVQPGDNPDFDFFTFSLANPKTVTISAVTTDDTVIGLFNNAGILLQSDDDSGPDFGSLITASLGAGTYSISVSKYALFPQDGGTFSGTSDSNSAPYTLEVSLA; from the coding sequence ATGGCAGTTATTTACGGTACTACATCTGCTGACATAAGAAATGGGACTTCGGGAGATGACACGATATATGGTTGGGCTAATGGTGGTAACGTCAATAGTCTTTCCGGTAACGACACCCTGAATGGTGCGGCTGGTAACGATAATCTATTTGGTGGAACAGGAAACGACAGTTTAATCGGTGGTCTTGGTAATGACACACTTGATGGCGGCTTGGGTACTGACAGCTTAAATGGGGGAGTAGGCGACGACACTTACATTATTGACAGCACTATTGATACCATTACAGAAGCTGTGAATTCAGGTACAGATACCGTCCGGTCTTCTGTCACCTACACACTAGGCACTAATCTGGAAAACCTGACGCTGAGGGAAACTAGCGCCATCAACGGGACAGGTAACAGTCTGAACAACTTTCTCTTTGGTAATACTTTTAATAACACTCTAAATGGAAGAGCAGGCAATGACACACTAGACGGTAATATAGGCAATGATATCCTCAATGGTGAGGATGACAATGATAGTCTACAGGGCGGGCCTGGCAATGACATACTCAATGGTGGATCTGGAAACGATATCCTCATTGGTGCTTGGCCCGGTAGTCCACTTTCACCGGGATTGGGGGAGACTGATACCTTAACTGGCGGCGTTGAGCTAGATAGATTTGTCCTTGGGGACGCTAAAAATGTCTACTACGACGATAAAAACACTGTGAATGCTGGTTTTGGGGACTTGGCTACGATTACTGACTTTAACCGTAATCAAGACCAAATAGAACTCAAAGGCTCCCCAAAGGACTATCGCCTACAAACTGTTGGAGCCAACACACAAATATTCTTAGACAAGCCTGGAGCAGAGCCAGATGAAATCATCGGTATTGTACAGGGCATAGTAAACCTCAGACTTGATAGTGACAACTTCTTTTTCTATGAGCGGGAAAATGCTCGACAAGCTACAAACAATACCCTAGCTAGAGCTGAAGGATTGGGTTCTTTATCATCCGGCTCAAACGTTAATCTCTCAGGGGAGTTAGTAACAGTTCAACCGGGGGACAATCCCGATTTTGACTTTTTTACATTTTCTCTAGCAAATCCAAAAACTGTCACCATCAGTGCGGTGACAACCGATGATACAGTTATTGGGCTGTTTAACAATGCTGGGATTTTACTGCAAAGTGACGACGACAGTGGCCCCGACTTTGGGTCATTAATCACCGCTTCACTAGGTGCAGGTACATACTCAATTTCAGTGAGTAAATATGCTTTATTTCCTCAAGATGGCGGAACTTTTTCTGGCACTAGTGACAGCAACTCTGCTCCTTATACGCTAGAAGTCAGTTTGGCATAA